One segment of Pseudophryne corroboree isolate aPseCor3 chromosome 10, aPseCor3.hap2, whole genome shotgun sequence DNA contains the following:
- the LOC134965476 gene encoding uncharacterized protein LOC134965476, producing MMVKQKQKHECFTFSIGTSRQCQMSKKQPPQVSATQKHMAHKRHCPDVPTRQDASPSQRRISNVSSRPPVQLLESPPTREPQYPQLPDADNMPPDTQQDTEMEETFVLQLQQIDPTIPTIPPVSTLPTQTTPAPQMSPISPHATTQDQAFWNSWATQQANNLDFLRRQTQFLASLPHQLPRISMSSSRLNVQIAIIANTMELMRADNTHMMNTFQRVMDEQHRQHQNYINILENNLMITESISRIIENHTAATTELNANLSNLNNNISLLKPRQAKTSSGNTTPSMTPVNPR from the exons ATGATGGTAAAACAGAAACAAAAACATGAATGTTTTACATTTTCCATAGGAACATCCAGACAATGTCAAATGTCCAAAAAGCAACCTCCACAGGTATCCGCCACTCAGAAACACATGGCCCACAAGAGACACTGTCCTGATGTCCCCACTAGACAAGACGCATCTCCATCACAACGACGCATATCCAATGTGTCCTCAAGGCCACCAGTCCAACTTTTGGAAAGTCCACCAACACGGGAACCACAATACCCTCAGCTGCCTG ATGCTGACAACATGCCCCCGGACACCCAGCAGGACACAGAAATGGAGGAAACCTTTGTCCTTCAACTCCAGCAAATAGACCCAACAATACCAACAATACCGCCTGTGAGTACGCTACCAACACAAACCACACCTGCACCACAAATGAGCCCTATATCACCACACGCTACAACACAGGATCAGGCCTTTTGGAACAGTTGGGCAACCCAACAAGCCAATAATCTTGATTTTCTGCGCAGACAAACGCAATTTCTTGCTAGTCTGCCACATCAGCTTCCCCGAATCAGTATGAGTAGTAGCCGCCTAAATGTGCAAATTGCAATAATTGCCAATACTATGGAACTAATGCGTGCGGACAACACACATATGATGAACACTTTCCAAAGAGTAATGGATGAACAACACAGACAGCACCAAAACTACATCAATATTCTTGAAAACAACCTAATGATAACAGAAAGCATAAGCCGAATAATTGAAAATCACACTGCAGCAACCACAGAACTGAATGCTAATCTGAGTAATCTGAACAACAACATCAGTTTACTCAAACCTAGACAAGCAAAAACCAGCTCAGGAAACACAACTCCGAGCATGACCCCAGTTAATCCCCGATAA